Genomic segment of Steroidobacter denitrificans:
CCACGTGTTGCGTGCACTGGCATCCGTTACGCCGGTGATCCCATAACTCGCCAACAGGGTGCTGGCGCGGCGCAGTGACGGTGCTCGTCCGCCGAGCCGGTCACGAAGCCACAGGTCCGCATCGAGGATGCGGCCGGTTGCCAATTCGGCGGCGGGCGGCGCCTGCCTCAGGGTCGTTGCCGTGGATGAGGAACACAGGCGTTCCAGGCCAGGGGAATTGATGATCCACAGACGGCCGGAGCGGTGTTGTACCCGCACGGGGCGCGATGGCACCACGCGATCCAGCCAGTCGCGATCGATTTCCCCGGCGACCGACTCGTGATAGCCGATGCCGCGAATCCAGTCCTGACCCGGCTCGATCGGAATGGCTGCATGCTCAACAAGCCGATGCTCGAGTTCCTGCGCGGTCGACACATGCGGCGGTCCGCAGCGCAGCGATTCCAGTGAAGTGGCTAGCGCCATCAGGTGAAGATGATGATCGTGCAGTCCGGGCAGCAGTACACCGCCGCCGGCATCGAGCAGAATTTCGCCTGGACGGGGCGGTAGGTGTGTTTCGATTGCCGCTACGGATGGCCCCTCGATACGCAGATCCACAAGGGTGCCGTCTTGCAGGGTCGCATTGTGTATCAGCATGAGCGGTCCCACCCGCCGAGCGCGGTATCGGTGTCGGCTCCGAGGTCGCGCGCGCGATCGGCGGCGCGTCGTGCGGCCGGCGGAGTAGCGTCCAGACCGTGTGCCCTGGCGATCTGTGTCCAGGACTTCCAGCGCTCGCGCAAAACTTCCCGATCTGCAGGCATCGAATAGGAGATGCAATGTGCAACGACGTCGCGCAGGGGGAGCGATAGCAGGCGGCCGCCCCCGCCTTGATGGCTGGCCAGCGCCGCCAATGCCGCGTGCATGCCGGCGAGCGGGTCGGCGATGGCGTCGCCGCAGATCAACGGCAGTCCGGTCATCTCGTACATCATGGCGGAAAGCCCGGCAGCGACACCGGCATCATCGCCGAAGGCCGTCCAGTAGGCTTCCGGCTCATCACGACCGTAGCCGGTGATGCTGATCCAGGTGAGTCCGCCGCGCCGGGCGATACAGTCCTCGGCGATCACGCCGAGTTGGCGCAGCCCGCGCGGTCGCGAAGCCTCGATGACCACATCGGCCCAGTCGATCAATTCCTGCAGACGCGCGATGCCCGGTCCGTCGAAATTAACAGCGACGCTGCGCTTGCCGCCATTGAGCAGATCGTAGAATTCCGCAGGCCCGCCGCGGGCGCCGTCGGGCCGCGCCAGGCTCTCGACCTTGATGACCTGTGCGCCTAGTATCTGCAACAGGTGCGAGCACAGCGGTCCCGCCCACAGCGATGATAGATCCACGACGCGCATCGGACCGCGGCGCTCCATGGATGAAGTCGGCGGGCCGCACCGTGTCGCGATATACCATGATCCTGTCGACGGGGTAGGTGGGGCCGAGACGCAGGCAGCCAGGCCGAGCAATCGTGCGCGCTCCACCAGTGCGACGGTGCGGCGCGATGCCACTGCGGCGATCACGGCCTCCCAGGTACCGCTATGTTCGTCTTCGAGCCAGGCGGGCACACTGTCCCAGTCGGCTTCGCGCGTCAGGTTGATAGCGAGCCAGCCGTCGGATGTCTGCAGCAAATGGCAGCTTCCACCGGGTGAGACAGAGCCATTGCGGCGAAGTCCTGCGATGGCGGCTCGTTCTCCCAGTAGTGCCGAACCGACCGGAAGCGTGTCGGCTGAAAGAGCATCGGCCAAAGGACTATCGACATGGCTGGCAACAGCGATGCAGCGCAACGCCTTGAGCGTTCCGTCCGCACAGCTTGCCAACGGGACTGGGCACATCTGCGCCGGACCGTCAGCCGTTCCGGTGAGAGACATCAGTCCGCTGCGTGCCCATGCGATCGCGGGGTCTGTATCCTCGGGGCCCGAGGATGCCTCGACGCTGGCTCCCAGTGACTGAAGCAATACCCGCGCATAGCCGGTCGCCATGCCGCGCCCCGTCAGGTGCAGTGCCTGGTATGCAAGCGGGCCGCCGGAGTCGTATGCAGCATGAGGAATCATTATCATCGGCATCTTAGATTATCGGACCGCCTTCGCATTCAGCCAGCAACTCGGCAACGACCCGGCAACGACCCGGACTGCGACCCGGCCGGCAAGGAACTCAGGCAGTGACATGCCGCCGGAATGATCCGGGAGGCGTCGAGGCAGTCCGGTGTAGTCTGGGTGGACGATGAATGACGTATTATGGCGAGCCATAATTAAAGGTCTATATCTGTCGCGCAGCTAGGCTGTGCGGTGAAAGATCAAGGCACCAATGCCTGAATTAAAGCGACGGGAATACACATGAGGCTGTTGAAGGCAGGCACACGCGTGAAATGCGCGGTATGCGATACGGAAGTGATGGTGGTGCGCTCGCCGGCCGAGGAGGTGGTGCTGAGCTGCGGAGGGGTGGAGATGGTGGCGATGGATGCGCCCAAGAGGGTCGGTGAGCATGTGGCGGCTGAGGCGGGGGAGATGGCGCTGGTGGGCAAGCGTTATGTGGATGCGGGCGATACGCTGGAGCTGCTGTGCACGAAGGCGGGCAAGGGTGCGCTGGGGCTTGGGGGTGAGGCCTTGACGGTGAAGCAGGCCAAGCCGC
This window contains:
- a CDS encoding CoA transferase, which gives rise to MPMIMIPHAAYDSGGPLAYQALHLTGRGMATGYARVLLQSLGASVEASSGPEDTDPAIAWARSGLMSLTGTADGPAQMCPVPLASCADGTLKALRCIAVASHVDSPLADALSADTLPVGSALLGERAAIAGLRRNGSVSPGGSCHLLQTSDGWLAINLTREADWDSVPAWLEDEHSGTWEAVIAAVASRRTVALVERARLLGLAACVSAPPTPSTGSWYIATRCGPPTSSMERRGPMRVVDLSSLWAGPLCSHLLQILGAQVIKVESLARPDGARGGPAEFYDLLNGGKRSVAVNFDGPGIARLQELIDWADVVIEASRPRGLRQLGVIAEDCIARRGGLTWISITGYGRDEPEAYWTAFGDDAGVAAGLSAMMYEMTGLPLICGDAIADPLAGMHAALAALASHQGGGGRLLSLPLRDVVAHCISYSMPADREVLRERWKSWTQIARAHGLDATPPAARRAADRARDLGADTDTALGGWDRSC